One Hordeum vulgare subsp. vulgare chromosome 4H, MorexV3_pseudomolecules_assembly, whole genome shotgun sequence DNA window includes the following coding sequences:
- the LOC123446424 gene encoding probable serine/threonine-protein kinase dyrk1 — protein sequence NTDNNNNNNNNNNNNNIKNNNNNNNNNNNNNNNNSNSNINYNSNNNSNSNINNNNNSNINSNDSNNNSNNSNNSNNNSNNSNNSNNSNNNNNNNNNNNNNSNNNNTNNNNSNNNNTNNNNSNNNSSKNNNNNNNNNSNNSSNNNNSSNSNNNKQQQQQQQQQQQQQQQQQQQQQQQQHQQQQQQQQQQQ from the exons aacaccgacaacaacaacaacaacaacaacaacaacaacaacaacaacatcaagaacaacaacaacaacaacaacaacaacaacaacaacaacaacaacaatagcaatagcaacatcaactacaacagcaacaacaatagcaacagcaacatcaacaacaataacaacagcaacatcaacagcaacgacagcaacaacaacagcaacaacagcaacaacagcaacaacaacagcaacaacagcaacaacagcaacaacagcaacaacaacaacaacaacaacaacaacaacaacaacaacagcaacaacaacaacaccaacaacaacaacagcaacaacaacaacaccaacaacaacaatagcaacaacaacagcagcaagaacaacaacaataacaacaacaacaacagcaacaacagcagcaacaacaacaacagcagcaacagcaacaacaaca aacaacaacaacaacaacaacaacaacaacaacaacaacaacaacaacaacaacagcaacaacagcagcaacagcatcagcaacaacagcagcagcaacaacaacaacaa